A region of Syntrophorhabdus sp. DNA encodes the following proteins:
- the rpsG gene encoding 30S ribosomal protein S7, with product MPRKGHISKREKLPDPKYNDMMVQRLINCVMLDGKKSTASGIVYGAINLIEERLKEEGLKVFHKALDNIKPEIEVKARRVGGATYQVPVEVRLNRKLSLGIRWLIRYSRARSEKTMMERLAGELIDAYNNKGSAVKKREDTHKMAEANKAFAHYRW from the coding sequence ATGCCACGCAAAGGACACATATCGAAACGGGAGAAACTGCCCGATCCCAAGTACAATGACATGATGGTTCAGAGGCTCATCAACTGTGTGATGCTCGACGGCAAGAAAAGCACGGCCTCGGGGATCGTATACGGCGCGATAAACCTCATCGAAGAGCGGCTCAAAGAGGAAGGTCTCAAGGTTTTCCACAAGGCCCTCGACAACATCAAGCCGGAGATCGAGGTCAAGGCGAGACGTGTCGGCGGCGCTACCTACCAGGTACCTGTGGAGGTGCGGCTCAACAGAAAACTCTCCCTCGGCATACGATGGCTTATCCGCTATTCCCGTGCACGTTCAGAAAAGACGATGATGGAGAGGCTTGCGGGTGAACTGATCGACGCTTACAACAACAAGGGAAGCGCGGTCAAGAAAAGAGAGGACACCCACAAGATGGCCGAGGCCAACAAGGCATTCGCCCACTACAGGTGGTAA